One region of Salvia miltiorrhiza cultivar Shanhuang (shh) chromosome 3, IMPLAD_Smil_shh, whole genome shotgun sequence genomic DNA includes:
- the LOC131014851 gene encoding protein ENHANCED DISEASE RESISTANCE 2-like isoform X2: MGMAENEGKMQGWLHLIRYNRIGLQYSRKRYFILEDDCLKSFKSIPTSHTEEPVRSAIIDSCIRVVDNGRESHRRKLFFIFTLYNTANHNDQLKLGATSSEEAARWIRALQDAAVKTVDLVSCSKRKYQPFSLSISKRMARRSIDWTSTSLFHVDAMTSDVIAPSPWKIFGCQNGLRLFKEAKDIDSNVRRWDDHPAIMAIGVINGTPEAVFRTLMAIDASRTEWDFCFNKGSVVEHLDGHTDIIHIQLYKHCLPWAMKRRDLLLRRYWRREDDGTYVILYHSVVHKKCQRQNGYVRASVKSGGYVIIPMNRGKQSIIKHMLSVDWRCWKSYLRKAYARSITICMLGTVAALRELFKAKEECTIDVGVPESEEVIKTEVCCKRIQNETDEATPVYISGASSITGLNDIADEFFDVPEPSDDEEGWPSNTDPDSCYVNSCQTKFSSTANFVKRLQDLTVQKKGYVDLQSVSWEDNYYGTTLPKDANFNTPCSWAEADPTSFLVRGKTYLHDQKKIKANGTLMQMVGADWITSSKREDDLAGRSGGIVTKYAVEGRSEFFFVINIQVPGTTTCSLALYYMLKTPLKETPLLERFIDGDDAFRDSRFKLIPYISKGSWIVKQSVGRKACLVGQALQMNYFRGKNYLELGIDIGSSTVARGVVGLVLGYLNNLVIEMAFLIQGNSPEELPEILVGTCRLNHLDAAKAVSSDTISSSRS; this comes from the exons ATGGGCATGGCGGAAAATGAAGGGAAAATGCAGGGATGGCTGCACTTGATTCGTTACAATCGTATTGGGCTGCAGTATTCTCGTAAAAGATACTTCATTCTCGAAGACGACTGCCTTAAGAGCTTCAAATCAATCCCCACTTCACACACAGAG GAGCCTGTGCGAAGTGCAATAATAGACTCCTGCATTCGTGTTGTGGACAATGGAAGAGAGAGCCATCGCAGGAAA TTATTTTTCATCTTCACCCTATACAATACTGCAAATCATAACGATCAGCTAAAG CTTGGGGCAACGAGCTCGGAAGAAGCAGCTAGGTGGATCCGTGCTTTGCAGGATGCTGCAGTTAAGACGGTAGATTTGGTTTCTTGCTCCAAACGAAAATATCAGCCTTTCAG CTTGAGTATTTCGAAAAGAATGGCAAGAAGGTCTATTGATTGGACCTCGACATCTTTATTTCATGTGGATGCAATGACCTCCGATGTAATAGCACCATCACCGTGGAAAATATTTGGCTGTCAAAATG GATTACGTCTCTTCAAAGAAGCTAAAGACATAGACTCCAATGTTCGG AGGTGGGACGACCATCCAGCCATAATGGCTATTGGTGTCATCAACGGAACACCTGAAGCTGTTTTTCGTACGCTCATGGCTATTGATGCCTCAAGGACAGA GTGGGATTTTTGTTTCAACAAAGGTAGCGTGGTCGAGCACCTTGATGGGCATACGGATATAATACACATTCAACTATATAAGCATTGCCTACCTTG GGCAATGAAGCGTCGTGACTTGCTGCTGCGACGATATTGGAGGAGAGAAGACGATGGCACATATG TGATTCTCTACCATTCAGTGGTCCATAAAAAGTGTCAACGTCAAAATGGATACGTCCGTGCCTCCGTTAAAA GTGGTGGATACGTGATCATTCCTATGAATCGAGGCAAGCAATCTATTATAAAACacatgctttctgttgattggAGGTGTTGGAAATCCTATCTCAGAAAAGCTTATGCGAGATCTATTACTATCTGTATGCTTGGAACAGTTGCAG CCTTAAGAGAGTTGTTCAAAGCAAAAGAAGAATGTACAATAGATGTCGGTGTTCCCGAAAGTGAAGAGGTTATCAAAACAGAGGTTTGTTGCAAAAGGATACAAAATGAAACAGATGAGGCGACGCCAGTATACATCTCCGGGGCATCCAGTATCACGGGACTGAATGACATAGCGGATGAATTTTTTGACGTTCCTGAACCTTCAGACGACGAAGAAGGATGGCCTTCAAATACAGATCCTGATTCATGTTATGTG AACTCGTGCCAGACAAAATTCTCATCCACAGCAAACTTTGTGAAAAGGCTGCAGGATCTTACAG TCCAGAAAAAGGGTTACGTCGACTTGCAATCTGTATCTTGGGAAGACAATTATTATGGCACGACACTCCCAAAAGATGCAAATTTCAACACGCCTTGTAGCTGGGCGGAAGCAGATCCTACCTCGTTTCTTGTCCGGGGCAAAACTTATCTGCACGACCAAAAAAAG ATCAAGGCGAATGGCACTTTGATGCAGATGGTTGGAGCGGATTGGATAACATCTAGCAAGCGCGAGGATGATCTCGCTGGCAGGAGCGGTGGCATTGTcacg AAATACGCGGTTGAGGGGAGATCGGAGTTCTTTTTTGTGATTAACATACAG GTTCCCGGCACAACCACATGCAGTTTGGCCCTATATTATATGCTAAAGACGCCCCTAAAAGAAACGCCTTTGTTGGAGCGTTTCATAGATGGAGACGATGCTTTTAGAGATTCAAGATTCAAGCTCATTCCATACATTTCAAAG GGTTCTTGGATCGTAAAGCAGAGCGTTGGAAGGAAGGCTTGTTTGGTAGGTCAAGCGCTTCAAATGAACTATTTTCGAGGAAAAAACTACTTGGAG CTTGGAATTGACATCGGCTCATCAACGGTGGCGAGGGGCGTTGTAGGCCTCGTTCTTGGATACCTCAACAATCTTGTCATAGAAATGGCATTTCTGATACAG GGAAATTCACCAGAGGAGCTGCCGGAGATTTTAGTGGGGACGTGTCGACTAAACCATCTAGATGCAGCAAAGGCAGTTTCTAGTGATACaatcagcagcagcagaagctaA
- the LOC131014850 gene encoding BTB/POZ domain-containing protein At5g03250-like isoform X2: MCFSWRAKVAVETALFRLCTTGLPSDVRVEAGEMSFHLHKFPLLSRSRLLERMIQDKDDQAKSVLSLHDLPGGAGSFLLVAKFCYDVKFELTSTNVVSLRCAAEHLQMTEDYGEGNLISQTATFLEQVLNTWEGTVQALETCEAVLPFSEELDIISRCIDSLADKACEERGWPQRYHHSPVWNGIHSSSEPCSPAGDWWYEDVAVLNLPLFKRLIDVVTCKGMAPSRIGGALMLYAKRHLPLHGRSRSGSFQERTHESDEEQRTLVEEITELLPNQKGATPTRFLLELLKVAMILDAGAACRETLERRVGAQLDQAVLQDLLIPNTVPLEETLYDVECVQRIVDYFLDMVGDDEYEGEEEQSVEGFDSPPLMTIVANLLDGYLAEIANDVNLKLEDFVLLAASLPDYARSLDDGIYRAIDIYLKAHPWLTEQERELVCRLMNCQKLSIEASTSAAQNEMLPLRVTMQVLFFEQLRLRSYMAGWFVVSDTLGGGSNERPSAVSSVAGGGGDQSITLNEVRERVSRLENKCDSIKHEIRKLVRTKGRWVNFYKRFGLKVRTKSFDLKSDAKSPTNQD; this comes from the exons ATGTGTTTCAGTTGGAGGGCCAAAGTTG CTGTTGAGACTGCTCTCTTCAGGCTCTGCACCACTGGCCTTCCTAGCGATGTTCGTGTCGAAGCCGGAGAGATGTCCTTCCATcttcacaag TTTCCTCTTCTATCAAGGAGCAGATTGCTCGAGAGAATGATCCAAGACAAGGATGATCAAGCCAAGAGCGTGTTGTCTCTCCACGATTTACCCGGTGGAGCTGGCTCGTTCCTCCTCGTAGCCAAGTTTTGTTACGATGTCAAGTTCGAGCTCACTTCAACCAACGTGGTGAGCCTGAGATGCGCAGCCGAGCACCTCCAAATGACAGAGGATTACGGAGAAGGCAACCTCATCTCGCAGACAGCAACTTTCCTTGAACAAGTGCTCAACACTTGGGAGGGCACCGTGCAAGCCCTCGAGACCTGCGAGGCAGTGCTCCCCTTCTCAGAGGAGCTTGACATTATCTCAAGATGCATCGACTCCCTCGCTGACAAGGCCTGCGAGGAGCGGGGCTGGCCTCAGCGTTACCACCACAGCCCGGTGTGGAATGGGATACACTCATCTTCGGAGCCTTGCTCCCCGGCTGGGGACTGGTGGTATGAAGACGTGGCCGTGCTCAACCTCCCCCTCTTCAAGAGGCTGATTGACGTCGTCACTTGTAAGGGGATGGCGCCTAGCAGGATAGGCGGTGCCCTGATGCTCTACGCGAAGAGGCACCTCCCTTTACATGGGAGATCAAGGTCAGGCAGCTTCCAAGAAAGAACCCATGAATCAGATGAGGAGCAGAGGACTCTGGTGGAGGAGATAACCGAGCTGCTCCCCAATCAGAAGGGTGCGACGCCAACCAGATTCCTCCTCGAGCTTCTCAAGGTCGCCATGATCTTGGATGCTGGGGCGGCCTGCAGGGAGACGTTGGAGAGACGGGTTGGGGCGCAGCTGGATCAGGCGGTCCTGCAGGACCTTCTGATCCCGAATACTGTCCCCTTGGAGGAGACCCTCTACGACGTGGAGTGTGTGCAGAGGATAGTTGATTACTTCTTGGATATGGTTGGAGATGATGAGTATGAGGGGGAAGAGGAGCAATCTGTCGAAGGGTTTGATTCGCCCCCACTTATGACAATCGTGGCGAATCTGTTGGATGGATACCTAGCTGAGATTGCAAATGATGTTAACTTGAAGTTGGAAGACTTTGTGCTGCTTGCAGCTTCGCTCCCCGACTATGCCAGGTCGTTGGACGATGGAATCTACCGTGCCATCGATATATACCTAAAG GCACATCCATGGTTAACAGAGCAAGAGAGGGAGCTGGTGTGCAGGCTGATGAACTGCCAGAAGCTATCAATAGAGGCGAGCACGAGTGCAGCTCAGAATGAGATGCTGCCACTGAGGGTGACAATGCAGGTGCTATTCTTCGAGCAGCTGCGGCTGCGGTCCTACATGGCCGGGTGGTTCGTGGTGTCGGACACCCTGGGAGGAGGGAGCAACGAGCGGCCCTCGGCAGTGAGCTCGGTGGCCGGAGGGGGAGGGGATCAGAGCATAACGTTGAACGAGGTGAGGGAGCGGGTGAGCCGCCTCGAGAACAAGTGCGATAGCATCAAACATGAGATAAGGAAGCTGGTGAGGACAAAGGGGAGATGGGTCAACTTCTACAAGAGGTTTGGTTTGAAAGTTAGAACTAAGTCTTTTGATCTCAAGTCTGATGCCAAGTCGCCTACTAATCAAGATTGA
- the LOC131014851 gene encoding protein ENHANCED DISEASE RESISTANCE 2-like isoform X1 encodes MGMAENEGKMQGWLHLIRYNRIGLQYSRKRYFILEDDCLKSFKSIPTSHTEEPVRSAIIDSCIRVVDNGRESHRRKLFFIFTLYNTANHNDQLKLGATSSEEAARWIRALQDAAVKTVDLVSCSKRKYQPFSLSISKRMARRSIDWTSTSLFHVDAMTSDVIAPSPWKIFGCQNAYSGLRLFKEAKDIDSNVRRWDDHPAIMAIGVINGTPEAVFRTLMAIDASRTEWDFCFNKGSVVEHLDGHTDIIHIQLYKHCLPWAMKRRDLLLRRYWRREDDGTYVILYHSVVHKKCQRQNGYVRASVKSGGYVIIPMNRGKQSIIKHMLSVDWRCWKSYLRKAYARSITICMLGTVAALRELFKAKEECTIDVGVPESEEVIKTEVCCKRIQNETDEATPVYISGASSITGLNDIADEFFDVPEPSDDEEGWPSNTDPDSCYVNSCQTKFSSTANFVKRLQDLTVQKKGYVDLQSVSWEDNYYGTTLPKDANFNTPCSWAEADPTSFLVRGKTYLHDQKKIKANGTLMQMVGADWITSSKREDDLAGRSGGIVTKYAVEGRSEFFFVINIQVPGTTTCSLALYYMLKTPLKETPLLERFIDGDDAFRDSRFKLIPYISKGSWIVKQSVGRKACLVGQALQMNYFRGKNYLELGIDIGSSTVARGVVGLVLGYLNNLVIEMAFLIQGNSPEELPEILVGTCRLNHLDAAKAVSSDTISSSRS; translated from the exons ATGGGCATGGCGGAAAATGAAGGGAAAATGCAGGGATGGCTGCACTTGATTCGTTACAATCGTATTGGGCTGCAGTATTCTCGTAAAAGATACTTCATTCTCGAAGACGACTGCCTTAAGAGCTTCAAATCAATCCCCACTTCACACACAGAG GAGCCTGTGCGAAGTGCAATAATAGACTCCTGCATTCGTGTTGTGGACAATGGAAGAGAGAGCCATCGCAGGAAA TTATTTTTCATCTTCACCCTATACAATACTGCAAATCATAACGATCAGCTAAAG CTTGGGGCAACGAGCTCGGAAGAAGCAGCTAGGTGGATCCGTGCTTTGCAGGATGCTGCAGTTAAGACGGTAGATTTGGTTTCTTGCTCCAAACGAAAATATCAGCCTTTCAG CTTGAGTATTTCGAAAAGAATGGCAAGAAGGTCTATTGATTGGACCTCGACATCTTTATTTCATGTGGATGCAATGACCTCCGATGTAATAGCACCATCACCGTGGAAAATATTTGGCTGTCAAAATG CATATTCAGGATTACGTCTCTTCAAAGAAGCTAAAGACATAGACTCCAATGTTCGG AGGTGGGACGACCATCCAGCCATAATGGCTATTGGTGTCATCAACGGAACACCTGAAGCTGTTTTTCGTACGCTCATGGCTATTGATGCCTCAAGGACAGA GTGGGATTTTTGTTTCAACAAAGGTAGCGTGGTCGAGCACCTTGATGGGCATACGGATATAATACACATTCAACTATATAAGCATTGCCTACCTTG GGCAATGAAGCGTCGTGACTTGCTGCTGCGACGATATTGGAGGAGAGAAGACGATGGCACATATG TGATTCTCTACCATTCAGTGGTCCATAAAAAGTGTCAACGTCAAAATGGATACGTCCGTGCCTCCGTTAAAA GTGGTGGATACGTGATCATTCCTATGAATCGAGGCAAGCAATCTATTATAAAACacatgctttctgttgattggAGGTGTTGGAAATCCTATCTCAGAAAAGCTTATGCGAGATCTATTACTATCTGTATGCTTGGAACAGTTGCAG CCTTAAGAGAGTTGTTCAAAGCAAAAGAAGAATGTACAATAGATGTCGGTGTTCCCGAAAGTGAAGAGGTTATCAAAACAGAGGTTTGTTGCAAAAGGATACAAAATGAAACAGATGAGGCGACGCCAGTATACATCTCCGGGGCATCCAGTATCACGGGACTGAATGACATAGCGGATGAATTTTTTGACGTTCCTGAACCTTCAGACGACGAAGAAGGATGGCCTTCAAATACAGATCCTGATTCATGTTATGTG AACTCGTGCCAGACAAAATTCTCATCCACAGCAAACTTTGTGAAAAGGCTGCAGGATCTTACAG TCCAGAAAAAGGGTTACGTCGACTTGCAATCTGTATCTTGGGAAGACAATTATTATGGCACGACACTCCCAAAAGATGCAAATTTCAACACGCCTTGTAGCTGGGCGGAAGCAGATCCTACCTCGTTTCTTGTCCGGGGCAAAACTTATCTGCACGACCAAAAAAAG ATCAAGGCGAATGGCACTTTGATGCAGATGGTTGGAGCGGATTGGATAACATCTAGCAAGCGCGAGGATGATCTCGCTGGCAGGAGCGGTGGCATTGTcacg AAATACGCGGTTGAGGGGAGATCGGAGTTCTTTTTTGTGATTAACATACAG GTTCCCGGCACAACCACATGCAGTTTGGCCCTATATTATATGCTAAAGACGCCCCTAAAAGAAACGCCTTTGTTGGAGCGTTTCATAGATGGAGACGATGCTTTTAGAGATTCAAGATTCAAGCTCATTCCATACATTTCAAAG GGTTCTTGGATCGTAAAGCAGAGCGTTGGAAGGAAGGCTTGTTTGGTAGGTCAAGCGCTTCAAATGAACTATTTTCGAGGAAAAAACTACTTGGAG CTTGGAATTGACATCGGCTCATCAACGGTGGCGAGGGGCGTTGTAGGCCTCGTTCTTGGATACCTCAACAATCTTGTCATAGAAATGGCATTTCTGATACAG GGAAATTCACCAGAGGAGCTGCCGGAGATTTTAGTGGGGACGTGTCGACTAAACCATCTAGATGCAGCAAAGGCAGTTTCTAGTGATACaatcagcagcagcagaagctaA
- the LOC131014850 gene encoding BTB/POZ domain-containing protein At5g03250-like isoform X1, translated as MACMKLGSKADVFQLEGQSWLCTTGLPSDVRVEAGEMSFHLHKFPLLSRSRLLERMIQDKDDQAKSVLSLHDLPGGAGSFLLVAKFCYDVKFELTSTNVVSLRCAAEHLQMTEDYGEGNLISQTATFLEQVLNTWEGTVQALETCEAVLPFSEELDIISRCIDSLADKACEERGWPQRYHHSPVWNGIHSSSEPCSPAGDWWYEDVAVLNLPLFKRLIDVVTCKGMAPSRIGGALMLYAKRHLPLHGRSRSGSFQERTHESDEEQRTLVEEITELLPNQKGATPTRFLLELLKVAMILDAGAACRETLERRVGAQLDQAVLQDLLIPNTVPLEETLYDVECVQRIVDYFLDMVGDDEYEGEEEQSVEGFDSPPLMTIVANLLDGYLAEIANDVNLKLEDFVLLAASLPDYARSLDDGIYRAIDIYLKAHPWLTEQERELVCRLMNCQKLSIEASTSAAQNEMLPLRVTMQVLFFEQLRLRSYMAGWFVVSDTLGGGSNERPSAVSSVAGGGGDQSITLNEVRERVSRLENKCDSIKHEIRKLVRTKGRWVNFYKRFGLKVRTKSFDLKSDAKSPTNQD; from the exons ATGGCATGCATGAAGTTGGGTTCGAAAGCAGATGTGTTTCAGTTGGAGGGCCAAAGTTG GCTCTGCACCACTGGCCTTCCTAGCGATGTTCGTGTCGAAGCCGGAGAGATGTCCTTCCATcttcacaag TTTCCTCTTCTATCAAGGAGCAGATTGCTCGAGAGAATGATCCAAGACAAGGATGATCAAGCCAAGAGCGTGTTGTCTCTCCACGATTTACCCGGTGGAGCTGGCTCGTTCCTCCTCGTAGCCAAGTTTTGTTACGATGTCAAGTTCGAGCTCACTTCAACCAACGTGGTGAGCCTGAGATGCGCAGCCGAGCACCTCCAAATGACAGAGGATTACGGAGAAGGCAACCTCATCTCGCAGACAGCAACTTTCCTTGAACAAGTGCTCAACACTTGGGAGGGCACCGTGCAAGCCCTCGAGACCTGCGAGGCAGTGCTCCCCTTCTCAGAGGAGCTTGACATTATCTCAAGATGCATCGACTCCCTCGCTGACAAGGCCTGCGAGGAGCGGGGCTGGCCTCAGCGTTACCACCACAGCCCGGTGTGGAATGGGATACACTCATCTTCGGAGCCTTGCTCCCCGGCTGGGGACTGGTGGTATGAAGACGTGGCCGTGCTCAACCTCCCCCTCTTCAAGAGGCTGATTGACGTCGTCACTTGTAAGGGGATGGCGCCTAGCAGGATAGGCGGTGCCCTGATGCTCTACGCGAAGAGGCACCTCCCTTTACATGGGAGATCAAGGTCAGGCAGCTTCCAAGAAAGAACCCATGAATCAGATGAGGAGCAGAGGACTCTGGTGGAGGAGATAACCGAGCTGCTCCCCAATCAGAAGGGTGCGACGCCAACCAGATTCCTCCTCGAGCTTCTCAAGGTCGCCATGATCTTGGATGCTGGGGCGGCCTGCAGGGAGACGTTGGAGAGACGGGTTGGGGCGCAGCTGGATCAGGCGGTCCTGCAGGACCTTCTGATCCCGAATACTGTCCCCTTGGAGGAGACCCTCTACGACGTGGAGTGTGTGCAGAGGATAGTTGATTACTTCTTGGATATGGTTGGAGATGATGAGTATGAGGGGGAAGAGGAGCAATCTGTCGAAGGGTTTGATTCGCCCCCACTTATGACAATCGTGGCGAATCTGTTGGATGGATACCTAGCTGAGATTGCAAATGATGTTAACTTGAAGTTGGAAGACTTTGTGCTGCTTGCAGCTTCGCTCCCCGACTATGCCAGGTCGTTGGACGATGGAATCTACCGTGCCATCGATATATACCTAAAG GCACATCCATGGTTAACAGAGCAAGAGAGGGAGCTGGTGTGCAGGCTGATGAACTGCCAGAAGCTATCAATAGAGGCGAGCACGAGTGCAGCTCAGAATGAGATGCTGCCACTGAGGGTGACAATGCAGGTGCTATTCTTCGAGCAGCTGCGGCTGCGGTCCTACATGGCCGGGTGGTTCGTGGTGTCGGACACCCTGGGAGGAGGGAGCAACGAGCGGCCCTCGGCAGTGAGCTCGGTGGCCGGAGGGGGAGGGGATCAGAGCATAACGTTGAACGAGGTGAGGGAGCGGGTGAGCCGCCTCGAGAACAAGTGCGATAGCATCAAACATGAGATAAGGAAGCTGGTGAGGACAAAGGGGAGATGGGTCAACTTCTACAAGAGGTTTGGTTTGAAAGTTAGAACTAAGTCTTTTGATCTCAAGTCTGATGCCAAGTCGCCTACTAATCAAGATTGA
- the LOC131014849 gene encoding uncharacterized protein LOC131014849, with product MTVAHSTSVQAAKEDSRSAPSTARVQPSASKFKRWGRQSPFVRYGLPMISLTVIGALGLGHLLQGSKDIAKVRDDQEWEIIETRKALSRTGPLNAYNPKKISLEEELKALQQKVDIDNYEYKKIPKPKEDK from the exons ATGACGGTTGCTCACTCGACGTCGGTTCAGGCGGCGAAGGAGGATAGTCGATCAGCGCCATCGACGGCTAGGGTTCAGCCGTCAGCCTCAAAGTTCAAACGCTGGGGCAGGCAATCACCGTTTGTTAGATATGGTCTTCCTATGATCTCACTCACTGTTATTGGAGCACTGGGACTCGGCCATCTTCTACAAGGAAG CAAGGACATTGCTAAAGTGAGGGATGATCAAGAATGGGAAATTATTGAGACAAGAAAAGCACTATCACGAACTGGACCTCTTAATGCTTACAACCCTAAAAAGATTTCGCTAGAGGAAGAGCTGAAG GCTTTGCAACAAAAGGTTGACATAGATAATTATGAATACAAGAAAATTCCCAAGCCCAAAGAAGACAAATGA